From a single Acidobacteriota bacterium genomic region:
- a CDS encoding biopolymer transporter ExbD, whose translation MGMTTGGPGGGPKSDINVTPYIDILLVLLIIFMVIQPTTKYDLKARTPQEPEEDLPEDIIIKSDNIVLQIHADGTYAINQEPVTLDAMGGRLFEIYSARSNKNMFVQGDEDLPFGDVIRVIDIAKGSGVGDIGLITSADTSGGGGGSEGGQ comes from the coding sequence ATGGGAATGACAACAGGCGGACCCGGTGGCGGGCCCAAATCGGACATCAACGTCACGCCCTATATCGATATTCTGCTGGTTCTCTTGATCATCTTCATGGTCATCCAGCCCACCACCAAGTACGACCTCAAGGCCCGCACGCCCCAGGAGCCCGAAGAGGATCTGCCCGAAGACATCATCATCAAGAGCGACAACATCGTCTTGCAGATCCACGCCGACGGCACCTACGCCATCAACCAGGAGCCCGTGACCCTGGACGCTATGGGCGGCCGGCTCTTCGAAATCTACAGCGCCCGCTCCAACAAGAACATGTTCGTGCAAGGCGACGAGGATCTGCCCTTCGGCGACGTCATCCGTGTCATCGACATCGCCAAAGGATCCGGGGTCGGAGACATCGGATTGATCACCTCGGCCGACACGTCGGGTGGAGGCGGCGGCTCAGAGGGCGGCCAATAA
- a CDS encoding tetratricopeptide repeat protein → MNKSIGIAAAILLGALLLGASGCGIIDGLKARNHVNEGVAAYSAKEYPEAVEHFKRAVELDPELLDAKLYLAHSYRIQYVPGIPRPDNQALAENAIQTFQEVVEEAPEDRPDAKSNAMASIAGLYDSMGEYEKAKDWFQRRAEIETDNAEPLYGLGTVAYKQANNLTGEKGANVEELSEEERQQATSFVEEGIKALQDAREIRPDYADALEYLNLLYRERSELAENEEEKERWEREASKLSLEALRLRRQQQREEEQKRRAPLGGREQSSEN, encoded by the coding sequence ATGAACAAGAGCATCGGAATCGCCGCAGCCATTCTGCTGGGAGCGTTGCTTCTCGGCGCCAGCGGGTGCGGCATCATCGACGGTCTGAAGGCGCGCAACCACGTCAACGAAGGCGTGGCGGCCTACTCGGCCAAGGAATATCCTGAAGCGGTCGAACATTTCAAGCGAGCGGTCGAGCTCGACCCCGAGCTGCTGGACGCCAAACTCTATCTGGCTCATTCCTACCGCATACAATACGTCCCCGGCATTCCCCGACCCGACAACCAGGCGCTGGCCGAAAACGCCATTCAGACTTTCCAAGAGGTGGTTGAGGAAGCTCCTGAGGATCGGCCCGACGCCAAGTCCAACGCCATGGCCTCCATCGCCGGACTCTACGATTCCATGGGCGAGTACGAGAAGGCCAAGGACTGGTTCCAACGGCGCGCCGAGATCGAAACCGACAATGCCGAACCCCTCTATGGGTTGGGCACGGTGGCCTACAAGCAGGCCAATAACCTGACCGGCGAGAAGGGCGCCAACGTCGAGGAACTCAGCGAGGAAGAGCGCCAGCAGGCCACCTCTTTCGTTGAAGAAGGCATCAAGGCTCTTCAGGACGCCCGCGAGATTCGCCCCGATTATGCCGATGCGCTGGAGTACCTCAACCTGCTCTATCGTGAACGGTCCGAGCTGGCCGAGAACGAGGAAGAGAAAGAGCGCTGGGAACGCGAGGCCAGCAAACTGTCTCTGGAAGCCCTGAGGCTCAGGCGTCAGCAGCAGCGGGAAGAGGAACAAAAGCGCCGTGCGCCCCTCGGCGGCCGTGAACAAAGCAGCGAAAACTAG
- a CDS encoding biopolymer transporter ExbD — protein sequence MAISGGGSSKHSGVNAEINVTPMADIMLVLLIIFMITTPLIQEGIPINKAKARYAEEAPQLDAEGVTTVTVTRDGLLYINSDPVPNEDFVDKLSESRARAPELPLFVRGDVAAPYGKVVQVVNLARDAGYEQIGMVVDRSEGGVDSALPVGGN from the coding sequence ATGGCAATCTCAGGCGGAGGCAGCTCCAAACATTCCGGAGTCAACGCCGAAATCAACGTGACCCCGATGGCCGACATCATGTTGGTCCTCTTGATCATCTTCATGATCACCACGCCCCTCATCCAGGAAGGCATCCCCATCAACAAGGCCAAGGCCCGTTACGCCGAGGAAGCGCCTCAGCTCGACGCTGAAGGCGTCACCACCGTGACGGTGACGCGCGACGGTCTGCTCTACATCAACAGCGATCCGGTTCCCAACGAGGACTTCGTGGACAAGTTGAGCGAGAGCCGGGCCCGCGCGCCTGAACTGCCCCTCTTCGTCAGGGGCGACGTGGCCGCTCCGTACGGAAAAGTCGTGCAAGTGGTCAACCTGGCCCGCGATGCCGGATACGAACAAATAGGCATGGTGGTCGACCGGTCAGAAGGCGGCGTCGACTCAGCGCTGCCGGTGGGAGGTAACTAA